In Rattus rattus isolate New Zealand chromosome 3, Rrattus_CSIRO_v1, whole genome shotgun sequence, one genomic interval encodes:
- the Muc1 gene encoding mucin-1: protein MTPGIRVPLLLLLLLASLKVRSGASSSATSPPGNSSSTAVPSGASSSATSPPGDSSSTAVPSGASSSVTSPPGDSSSTAVPSGASSSATSPPADSTSTAVLSGASPPATSPPGDSSSTAVPSGASSSATSHPVDSTTSPVHSSTSPPATSPPGDSTSSAVLSGDSDPATSPPGDSSSTAVPNGASPATSPPVDSTTSPVHSSTSSPATSPPGDSTSTGVTSGTSSSATSPPGDSTSTAIHSGTSSPATSPILDSSSTPVHSGASTQTTKAVSDLASTPTHNGIMVPTTRSALSSATSPAHDTSAVATTPVRNDTQSSVPSQQPISPTIPDISSHSTISSSSYYSTALFPTFSSNSSPQLSVGVSFFSLSFYIQNHPFNSSLEDPSSRYYQELKRNISGLFLQVFNGDFLGVSTIKFRSGSVVVASTMIFREGTFSASEVKSQLVQHKKEAADYNLTISEVNVSEMQFPSSAQSWPGVPGWGIALLVLVCILVALVIVYLIALALCQCRRKSYGQLDLFPTRDTYHPMSEYPTYHTHGRYVPPASTKRSPYEEVSTGNGNSGLSYTNPAVATTSANL from the exons ATGACCCCGGGCATACGGGttcctctcctcctgctgctaCTTCTAGCAAGCCTAAAAG TCCGCAGTGGTGCCTCCTCCTCAGCCACCAGCCCTCCAGGGAACTCCTCCAGCACTGCAGTCCCCAGTGGTGCCTCCTCCTCAGCCACCAGCCCTCCAGGGGACTCCTCCAGCACTGCAGTCCCCAGTGGTGCCTCCTCCTCAGTCACCAGCCCTCCAGGGGACTCCTCCAGCACTGCAGTCCCCAGTGGTGCCTCTTCCTCAGCCACCAGCCCTCCAGCGGACTCCACCAGCACTGCAGTCCTCAGTGGTGCCTCACCCCCAGCCACCAGCCCTCCAGGGGACTCCTCCAGCACTGCAGTCCCCAGTGGTGCCTCTTCCTCAGCCACCAGCCATCCAGTGGACTCCACCACCTCCCCAGTTCATAGTAGCACCTCGCCCCCAGCCACCAGCCCTCCAGGGGACTCCACCAGCTCTGCAGTCCTCAGTGGTGACTCAGATCCAGCCACCAGCCCTCCAGGGGACTCTTCCAGCACTGCAGTCCCCAATGGTGCCTCCCCGGCCACCAGCCCTCCAGTGGACTCCACCACCTCCCCAGTTCATAGTAGCACCTCGTCCCCAGCCACCAGCCCTCCAGGGGACTCCACCAGCACTGGAGTCACCAGTGGCACCTCTTCCTCAGCCACCAGCCCTCCAGGGGACTCCACCAGCACTGCAATCCACAGTGGCACCTCGTCCCCAGCCACCAGCCCTATATTGGACTCCTCCAGCACTCCAGTTCACAGTGGTGCTTCCACCCAAACCACCAAGGCTGTATCAGACTTAGCTAGCACTCCAACCCACAATGGCATCATGGTCCCAACTACCAGGTCTGCATTGAGCTCAGCCACCAGTCCAGCCCATGATACCTCTGCGGTGGCCACAACTCCAGTCCGCAATGACACTCAGTCTTCAGTTCCAAGTCAGCAGCCCATCTCTCCTACCATCCCTGACATCTCCAGCCACAGTACTATTAGCAGCAGCTCTTACTACAGCACAGCGCTCTTCCCTACCTTCTCCAGTAACAGCTCACCCCAGTTGTCTGTTGGGGTCTCCTTCTTCTCGTTGTCTTTTTACATTCAGAACCACCCATTTAATTCTTCCCTGGAAGACCCCAGCTCCCGCTACTACCAAGAACTGAAGAGGAACATTTCCGGATTG TTTCTGCAGGTTTTTAACGGAGACTTTCTGGGGGTCTCTACTATCAAGTTCAG GTCAGGCTCGGTGGTGGTAGCATCGACTATGATTTTCCGGGAGGGCACTTTCAGTGCCTCTGAAGTGAAGTCACAGCTCGTACAACATAAGAAGGAGGCAGCTGACTATAATCTGACTATCTCGGAAGTCAATG TGAGTGAGATGCAGTTCCCTTCCTCTGCCCAGTCTTGGCCTGGGGTACCAGGTTGGGGCATTGCCCTGCTGGTACTGGTCTGTATTTTGGTGGCTTTGGTCATCGTCTATCTCATTGCCCTG GCATTGTGCCAGTGCCGCAGAAAGAGCTATGGACAGCTGGACCTCTTTCCAACCCGGGACACCTACCATCCTATGAGTGAATATCCTACCTACCACACTCACGGGCGCTATGTGCCCCCTGCCAGTACCAAACGTAGCCCCTATGAGGAG GTTTCGACAGGCAATGGCAATAGTGGTCTCTCTTACACCAACCCGGCTGTGGCAACCACTTCGGCCAACTTGTAG
- the Thbs3 gene encoding thrombospondin-3, with amino-acid sequence MEKPELWVALALLLCSYTCGSQDLQVIDLLTVSESRQMAAVAEKVRTALLTAGDIYLLSTFRLPPKQGGVLFGLYSRQDNTRWLEASVVGKINKVLVRYQREDGKVHAVNLQQAGLADGRTHTALLRLRGPSRPSPGLQLYVDCKLGDQHAGLPALAPIPPAEVSGLEIRTGQKAYLRMQGFVESMKIILGGSMARVGALSECPFQGDESIHNAVTSALQSILGEQTKALVTQLTLFNQILVELRDDIRDQVKEMSLIRNTIMECQVCGFHEQRSHCSPSPCFRGVDCMEVYEYPGYRCGPCPPGLHGNGTHCEDINECAHADPCFPGSSCINTMPGFHCEACPQGYKGTRVSGVGIDYARASKQVCSDIDECNDGNNGGCDPNSICTNTVGSFKCGPCRLGFLGNQSQGCTPARTCHSPAHSPCHIHAHCLFERNGAVSCQCNVGWAGNGNVCGPDTDIDGYPDQALPCMDNNKHCKQDNCLLTPNSGQEDADNDGVGDQCDDDADGDGIKNVEDNCRLFPNKDQQNSDTDSFGDACDNCPNVPNNDQKDTDGNGEGDACDNDVDGDGIPNGLDNCPKVPNPLQTDRDEDGVGDACDSCPEMSNPTQTDADSDLVGDVCDTNEDSDGDGHQDTKDNCPQLPNSSQLDSDNDGLGDECDSDDDNDGVPDYVPPGPDNCRLVPNPNQKDSDGNGVGDVCEDDFDNDAVVDPLDVCPESAEVTLTDFRAYQTVILDPEGDAQIDPNWVVLNQGMEIVQTMNSDPGLAVGYTAFNGVDFEGTFHVNTVTDDDYAGFLFSYQDSGRFYVVMWKQTEQTYWQATPFRAVAQPGLQLKAVTSISGPGEHLRNALWHTGHTPDQVRLLWTDPRNVGWRDKTSYRWRLLHRPQVGYIRVKLYEGPQLVADSGVIIDTSMRGGRLGVFCFSQENIIWSNLQYRCNDTVPEDFEPFRRQLLQGRV; translated from the exons ATGGAGAAGCCGGAACTTTGGGTTGCCCTGGCTCTCCTCCTTTGCTCTTACACATGTGGCAGTCAGGACCTTCAGG TAATTGACCTGCTGACGGTGAGTGAGTCCAGGCAGATGGCAGCTGTAGCAGAGAAGGTCCGGACAGCTTTACTCACTGCTGGGGACATCTACCTCTTGTCCACTTTCCGCCTCCCTCCAAAGCAAGGTGGTGTCCTCTTTGGCCTCTACTCTCGCCAAGACAACACACGATGGCTGGAGGCCTCTGTTGTTGGCAAGATCAACAAAG TGCTGGTGCGGTACCAGCGGGAAGATGGCAAAGTGCATGCAGTGAACCTTCAGCAAGCAGGCTTGGCTGATGGGCGCACGCACACCGCTCTCCTGCGACTCCGAGGACCTTCTCGACCCAGCCCTGGCCTGCAACTGTATGTGGACTGTAAACTGGGTGACCAACACGCTGGCCTCCCAGCCCTAGCGCCCATTCCTCCAGCGGAGGTCAGCGGACTGGAGATTAGAACAGGACAAAAGGCTTATCTGAGGATGCAG GGCTTTGTGGAATCAATGAAGATTATTTTGGGTGGATCGATGGCTCGGGTGGGAGCCCTGAGCGAATGTCCGTTCCAAGGAGATGAATCCATTCACAATGCAG TGACCAGCGCGCTGCAATCCATTCTAG GGGAGCAGACCAAGGCACTGGTCACTCAGCTCACGCTCTTCAACCAGATCCTAGTGGAGCTCCGGGATGACATCCGGGACCAG GTGAAGGAAATGTCCCTCATCCGGAACACCATCATGGAGTGTCAGGTGTGCG GTTTCCACGAGCAGCGTTCACActgcagccccagcccctgcttcAGAGGTGTGGACTGCATGGAAGTGTATGAGTACCCAGGCTACCGCTGTGGGCCCTGCCCACCTGGCCTGCACGGCAATGGCACCCACTGTGAAGACATCAACGAG TGTGCTCACGCTGACCCCTGTTTCCCGGGGTCCAGCTGCAtcaacaccatgcctggcttccacTGCGAGGCCTGTCCTCAAGGGTACAAGGGCACCCGAGTGTCTGGAGTGGGCATTGACTATGCTAGAGCCAGCAAACAG GTCTGCAGTGACATTGACGAATGTAACGACGGTAACAATGGAGGCTGTGACCCAAATTCCATCTGCACCAACACTGTG GGGTCTTTCAAATGTGGTCCCTGCCGCCTGGGTTTCCTGGGGAACCAGAGCCAGGGCTGCACTCCAGCCAGGACGTGCCACAGCCCCGCCCACAGCCCCTGCCACATCCACGCTCATTGTCTTTTTGAACGAAACGGTGCAGTGTCATGCCAG TGTAACGTGGGCTGGGCAGGGAACGGGAACGTGTGTGGACCTGACACGGACATAGACGGCTATCCAGACCAGGCGCTTCCCTGCATGGACAACAACAAACACTGCAAGCAG GACAATTGCCTTTTGACACCCAACTCTGGGCAAGAAGATGCTGATAATGATGGTGTCGGGGACCAGTGTGATGACGACGCTGATGGGGATGGTATCAAGAATGTTGAG GACAACTGCCGACTGTTCCCCAACAAGGACCAGCAGAATTCAGACACAGATTCATTTGGTGACGCCTGTGACAACTGTCCCAATGTTCCCAACAATGACCAGAAGGACACGGATGGCAATGGAGAAGGAGACGCCTGTGACAACGATGTGGACGGGGACG GCATCCCCAATGGCTTGGACAATTGCCCTAAAGTACCCAACCCACTGCAGACAGACCGGGATGAGGATGGAGTAGGAGACGCTTGCGACAGCTGCCCTGAAATGAGCAATCCTACCCAG acagatgcagacagtgACCTGGTGGGGGATGTCTGTGACACCAATGAAGACAG CGATGGAGACGGGCACCAGGACACCAAGGACAACTGTCCTCAGCTGCCCAACAGCTCTCAGCTGGACTCGGACAACGACGGGCTTGGAGATGAGTGTGACAGCGACGATGACAATGACGGGGTGCCCGATTACGTGCCTCCCGGGCCTGATAACTGTCGCCTGGTACCCAATCCTAACCAGAAGGACTCAGATG GCAACGGTGTTGGTGATGTCTGTGAGGATGACTTTGACAATGACGCAGTGGTTGACCCTCTGGATGTGTGCCCAGAAAGTGCAGAAGTTACCCTCACGGACTTCCGGGCCTATCAGACCGTGATTCTGGATCCCGAGGGTGACGCTCAGATCGATCCAAACTGGGTAGTGCTCAACCAG GGCATGGAAATTGTTCAGACTATGAACAGTGACCCAGGTCTTGCAGTTG GATACACAGCCTTCAATGGTGTAGACTTTGAAGGCACTTTCCACGTGAACACAGTCACTGATGATGACTATGCAGGCTTCCTCTTCAGTTACCAGGACAGTGGCCGCTTCTATGTGGTCATGTGGAAACAGACGGAGCAGACCTACTGGCAGGCCACGCCTTTCCGAGCAGTGGCCCAACCAGGGCTGCAGCTCAAG GCAGTGACATCAATATCTGGCCCAGGTGAGCACCTCCGGAATGCTCTGTGGCACACTGGCCACACCCCTGATCAGGTACGACTGCTGTGGACTGATCCACGGAATGTGGGTTGGCGAGACAAGACATCCTATAGATGGCGGCTGCTCCACCGGCCCCAAGTCGGCTACATTCG GGTGAAGCTCTATGAGGGTCCCCAGCTAGTGGCGGACTCTGGGGTGATTATTGATACGTCCATGCGAGGGGGGCGTCTTGGTGTATTCTGCTTCTCCCAAGAAAACATCATTTGGTCTAATCTCCAGTACCGATGCAATG ACACAGTGCCTGAGGACTTTGAGCCATTCAGGAGGCAACTGCTCCAGGGAAGGGTGTGA
- the Mtx1 gene encoding LOW QUALITY PROTEIN: metaxin-1 (The sequence of the model RefSeq protein was modified relative to this genomic sequence to represent the inferred CDS: inserted 2 bases in 1 codon; deleted 2 bases in 1 codon; substituted 1 base at 1 genomic stop codon), whose product MRLGGPPRNVRSGQRFERSRCSRGHVQFGKSPQRPLSRTRCPSPKPCLSPAVRGYARQRHRESPKRAWTAALLPYGGRLRASPRRSSEGQCSTSSSTVSSPAAKSHASLDLKLRLATQAEARGCSSWREKADAYERVLPGQRMCKMAAPMELFCWSGGWGLPSVDLDSLTVLTYTRFTCAPLKVHKLNNPWQSPSGIQSLXGRGCARGGTGGRNVRQISMTRQARSFQYLXSILGTLPALRTSCGKVITVPQKIITHLRKEKYNADYDLSARQGADTLAFISLLEEKLLPMLIHTFWIDAKNYVEVTRKWYAEVMPFPLNFFMPGRMQRRHMKRLQLLYGEHRLESEEELEKELYQEARECLTLLSHRLGSRKFFFGDAPASLDAFVFSHLVLLLQAKLPNGKLQAHLRGLQNLCVYCTHILNLYFPRDATDVPPPPCQTPAGPETEEEPYRRRTQILSVLAGLAAMVGYALLSGIVSIQRASPARAPCTRSLDLAEEDEED is encoded by the exons ATGCGGCTCGGGGGACCCCCCCGCAACGTCCGCTCGGGGCAGAGATTTGAGAGGTCCCGGTGTAGTCGAGGCCATGTGCAGTTTGGCAAGAGCCCCCAAAGGCCGTTAAGCCGCACCAGATGCCCCTCTCCCAAGCCCTGCTTGTCTCCGGCGGTTCGTGGCTATGCTCGGCAGAGGCACCGTGAATCTCCCAAGCGCGCCTGGACCGCAGCCCTGCTGCCTTACGGGGGCCGCCTCAGGGCGAGCCCTCGGCGCTCCTCAGAAGGGCAATGCTCCACCTCCTCCAGTACAGTCTCTTCTCCAGCCGCGAAAAGCCACGCCTCCCTAGACCTCAAACTCCGACTGGCTACACAGGCAGAGGCCAGGGGCTGTTCCTCCTGGCGAGAGAAGGCGGACGCTTATGAGAGGGTGCTTCCGGGTCAGAGAATGTGCAAGATGGCGGCGCCCATGGAGCTATTCTGCTggtctgggggctggggattgcCGTCGGTGGACCTGGATAGTCTGACCGTGCTG ACCTATACCAGATTTACATGTGCTCCACTGAAGGTACACAAGCTCAACAATCCTTGGCAGAGCCCTTCAGGTATACAG TCCCTGTAGGGAAGGGGATGTGCAAGGGGGGGAACAGGAGGCAGGAATGTAAGGCAAATCAGTATGACTAGGCAAGCTAGATCTTTTCAATATCT TTCAATATTAGGGACTCTGCCTGCTCTTCGAACCAGTTGTGGAAAAGTCATCACAGTACCACAGAAGATCATCACCCACCTTCGTAAAGAG AAGTATAATGCTGACTACGATCTGTCAGCTCGACAAGGAGCAGATACCTTAGCCTTCATTTCTCTGCTGGAGGAGAAACTACTCCCTATGCTA ATCCATACTTTTTGGATAGATGCCAAGAACTATGTGGAAGTGACCCGAAAGTGGTATGCAGAGGTTATGCCCTTTCCCCTCAACTTCTTCATGCCTGGCCGCATGCAACGCCGGCACATGAAGCGGCTGCAGCTACTGTATGGCGAGCACAGATTGGAGAGCGAGGAGGAACTAGAAAAAGAG CTGTATCAGGAGGCTCGGGAGTGCCTAACCCTTCTCTCTCATCGTCTGGGCTCTCGGAAGTTCTTCTTTGGAGATGC ccctgcctccctGGACGCCTTTGTTTTTAGCCATTTGGTCCTGCTGCTGCAGGCAAAGCTGCCCAATGGGAAGCTGCAGGCCCACCTTCGGGGGCTGCAGAACCTCTGTGTCTACTGCACCCACATCCTCAACCTCTACTTTCCCCGGGATGCAA CTGACGTGCCGCCACCTCCATGCCAGACACCAGCAGGCCCTGAGACCGAGGAGGAGCCATACCGGCGGCGGACCCAGATTCTATCTGTGCTGGCAGGGCTGGCAGCCATGGTGGGCTATGCCTTGCTCAGTGGCATTGTTTCCATCCAGCGTGCAAGCCCTGCTCGGGCCCCGTGCACACGGTCCTTGGACTTGgctgaggaggatgaagaggactGA